Proteins encoded by one window of Coleofasciculus sp. FACHB-1120:
- a CDS encoding SLBB domain-containing protein, protein MVDPGFYRQLTRTSAGITLVATFAIACPNPTQATLPRFQKPTILAQANTNPARPDIAYTLGGGDRIRLDIFEVPQYSGEYQVLADGSLSLPLIGNLSVQGLTVPQATNVISSAYFRFLKRPIITINVLSPRPINVRVGGEVTRPGGFTIPLIAGVGSVPGFQYPTVTQAIELAQGITLTADIRKVQVRRKLASGSEQVINLNLWDLIQTGDSSQDLNLRDGDTVFIPTTTTINLDEVRQIATTRFSPPLEEPRSVAVVGEVNRPGTYVVIGGKTTLEQRTLGLPTVTRAIDLAGGIKPLADIRRIQLRRLTKTGPEQIIDLNLWQLLQAGDFSQDTLLQDGDTIFIPTASAVNPAEISELATTSFSPSSIKVSVVGEVKSPGVVQVAPNTTLNQALLTAGGFNDARANRKAVDLIRLNPDGTVSKSKVNIDLTQGINETNNPLVRNNDIIVVSRSGSAKTSDSVRTFLEPIEKVFTFFNIFNLFGILGDDDN, encoded by the coding sequence ATGGTCGATCCAGGTTTTTATAGACAACTCACCCGAACTTCTGCCGGGATAACCTTAGTGGCAACATTTGCCATTGCTTGCCCCAATCCTACCCAGGCGACTCTGCCGCGTTTTCAGAAACCGACGATTCTTGCACAAGCGAATACCAATCCCGCTCGACCGGATATAGCCTATACATTGGGTGGAGGCGATCGCATTCGCCTTGATATCTTCGAGGTTCCCCAATATAGCGGCGAGTACCAAGTTCTAGCAGATGGCTCCTTATCCCTACCCTTGATTGGAAACCTATCGGTACAGGGGCTAACAGTGCCACAAGCGACGAATGTCATTTCGTCTGCATACTTTCGCTTCCTCAAACGACCTATCATCACCATTAACGTTTTGTCTCCTCGCCCGATCAATGTTCGGGTGGGAGGAGAAGTGACTCGCCCAGGCGGCTTCACAATTCCCCTGATAGCCGGAGTCGGGAGCGTGCCTGGGTTCCAATATCCCACCGTAACCCAGGCAATTGAGCTGGCGCAGGGAATTACGCTGACGGCTGATATTCGTAAGGTTCAGGTGCGTCGCAAGCTAGCATCCGGTTCCGAGCAAGTAATAAATCTGAATCTTTGGGATCTGATACAAACCGGCGACAGCAGCCAAGACTTAAATTTGCGGGATGGAGACACTGTCTTTATTCCCACAACCACCACCATTAATTTAGACGAAGTACGCCAAATCGCCACGACTCGTTTTTCACCTCCTTTAGAAGAACCCCGCAGTGTTGCAGTCGTAGGGGAAGTCAACCGTCCTGGCACTTATGTTGTGATTGGAGGAAAGACAACACTAGAGCAAAGAACCCTGGGACTGCCAACCGTAACGCGGGCAATCGATTTGGCTGGGGGGATTAAGCCATTGGCAGATATTCGCCGTATCCAGTTGCGGCGACTTACCAAAACAGGGCCAGAACAAATTATCGATTTGAATCTTTGGCAACTCTTGCAGGCAGGGGATTTCAGTCAAGATACGCTTTTGCAAGATGGAGATACTATTTTTATTCCCACTGCATCAGCAGTCAACCCGGCAGAAATTTCTGAATTAGCAACCACTAGCTTTTCTCCCAGTAGTATTAAGGTAAGTGTGGTAGGAGAAGTCAAAAGCCCAGGAGTGGTGCAGGTTGCGCCAAACACAACTTTGAATCAAGCATTGCTGACTGCGGGAGGATTCAATGATGCTAGAGCGAATCGAAAGGCGGTTGATTTAATTCGTCTCAACCCTGACGGTACGGTGTCAAAAAGTAAAGTCAATATTGATTTAACCCAAGGAATCAACGAGACCAATAATCCACTCGTCCGCAATAACGACATTATTGTCGTTAGCCGCTCTGGAAGCGCCAAAACTTCTGACAGTGTGCGAACATTCTTAGAACCGATTGAGAAGGTTTTCACATTCTTCAACATTTTTAATTTGTTTGGAATCTTGGGAGACGATGACAATTAG
- a CDS encoding polysaccharide biosynthesis tyrosine autokinase: protein MDTEHNSQPFFNKHTSNSKLTQSLPGHLTRPSDDSDEQKLDLAWLLGVVRRRLPVMAGVTIILTVMSGSMIVFTSKQIAPEYEGAFRLLVEPVTAEDRLAKQFLSSQTNNADIQKIEVEKSSLLDYETQIRVLQSTKLMLPVLKELQKKYPEITYNFLMTKLLIFRVNYEKDGVQYGTKILEVSYRDEDQQKIQFVLDTVYKNYLNYSRQERLSSLKQGINFIEQQLPQLQGQVDTLQAQLQKLRQQYNVSDPEQADSLLYEQALTLERQRSDTQAELADAQAQYASMQKQLQEGNSTAILSTDAKTYETLLAQIQTLDSTIAAQSPQFRDDSPPILVLKEKRENLQRLLSEQAQGLLKKLEGRIQGIQERYQTILKTERKIKAQLQELPAVARQHADIQRKLLVATDNLKQFLSKREALNLDAAQQEVPWELIEEPQLRRDEDGNLISVATKQTKKQLAIAIVLSALLGIGLGFLIEALNTVFHTPEDVKGETKLPILGVIPFAKELKKPPKKPSQRSTAAEVAGLNQLLGDNSANGNGRKKLNVYTDSPFLEAFRSLYTNIRLLSSGTPITSLAISSATPGDGKSTVAIHLAKAAAAIGQRVLLIDADLRRPSLHTRLSLPNVRGLSDVIATDLSLNDAIQRSPEDNNLFVLTSGQNSSDPIKLLSSDKMQYLIEQFQARFDLVIYDSPPLVGLADSNILAANTDGTILVVGIDQTDRSMLMKALDGLKISGGTVLGIVANGIKGYTSPAYPSYSRTYSRN, encoded by the coding sequence ATGGATACCGAACACAATTCACAGCCGTTCTTCAATAAACACACTAGCAATAGCAAGTTGACTCAGTCATTGCCAGGGCACCTCACCCGACCCTCTGACGACAGTGATGAACAGAAGCTGGACTTGGCATGGCTGTTAGGGGTTGTGCGCCGCCGACTCCCAGTTATGGCAGGAGTAACAATTATATTAACTGTCATGTCAGGAAGCATGATTGTCTTTACCTCAAAGCAAATTGCTCCAGAATACGAAGGAGCTTTTCGGCTTTTGGTGGAACCCGTCACCGCTGAAGATAGATTAGCGAAGCAATTTTTGTCGTCTCAAACGAACAATGCAGATATCCAAAAAATTGAAGTAGAAAAATCTAGTTTGTTGGATTATGAGACGCAAATTCGAGTTTTGCAAAGCACGAAGTTAATGTTGCCAGTACTCAAGGAATTGCAAAAAAAGTATCCGGAGATTACTTATAATTTCTTGATGACGAAACTCTTAATTTTTCGAGTCAATTATGAAAAAGATGGAGTTCAATACGGCACCAAAATTTTAGAAGTTAGTTACCGGGATGAAGACCAGCAAAAAATTCAGTTTGTATTGGATACTGTTTATAAAAATTATCTGAATTACAGCCGCCAAGAGCGCCTGTCAAGCCTCAAGCAGGGCATTAACTTTATCGAGCAGCAGCTACCTCAGCTACAGGGGCAAGTTGATACGCTGCAAGCACAACTCCAAAAACTGCGGCAGCAGTATAATGTCAGCGATCCGGAACAAGCAGATTCCTTGCTATATGAGCAGGCCTTGACGCTTGAAAGACAAAGATCGGATACCCAAGCGGAACTCGCTGACGCGCAAGCGCAATATGCCAGTATGCAAAAACAGTTGCAAGAAGGGAATTCTACTGCAATTTTGTCTACTGATGCGAAAACCTATGAAACCTTGCTAGCGCAGATTCAGACCCTCGATAGTACCATTGCGGCACAATCCCCCCAATTTCGGGACGATAGCCCACCGATTCTGGTTCTTAAGGAAAAGCGGGAAAATTTACAGCGGCTGCTGAGCGAACAAGCCCAAGGGCTTCTCAAAAAATTGGAGGGAAGAATCCAAGGAATACAGGAGCGCTACCAAACAATTCTAAAAACTGAAAGAAAAATTAAAGCACAACTGCAAGAATTACCTGCGGTAGCCCGCCAGCACGCTGATATACAGCGAAAATTATTAGTTGCAACCGATAACCTCAAGCAATTTTTAAGCAAACGAGAAGCCTTGAACTTAGATGCTGCTCAGCAGGAAGTGCCTTGGGAACTGATTGAAGAGCCTCAGCTACGGCGTGATGAAGATGGCAACCTGATATCAGTAGCGACGAAACAAACAAAAAAACAGTTAGCGATCGCAATCGTTTTAAGTGCGTTACTGGGCATCGGGTTAGGTTTTCTCATCGAGGCTCTCAATACAGTCTTCCACACCCCCGAAGATGTCAAAGGGGAAACGAAACTGCCAATTTTGGGAGTGATTCCTTTTGCCAAGGAACTCAAGAAACCGCCCAAGAAACCCAGCCAACGCTCTACCGCAGCGGAGGTTGCCGGTTTAAATCAACTGCTGGGGGACAATTCAGCCAATGGCAATGGTCGTAAGAAGCTGAATGTATACACCGATTCGCCATTTTTGGAAGCTTTCCGTTCTCTCTATACCAATATTCGCTTGCTCAGTTCTGGAACGCCGATTACCTCTTTGGCAATCAGTTCCGCGACACCGGGAGATGGGAAATCAACGGTTGCCATTCACTTGGCGAAAGCCGCAGCGGCAATTGGTCAGCGGGTGTTATTGATAGACGCCGATTTGCGGCGTCCGAGTTTACATACTCGCTTGAGCTTACCGAACGTGCGAGGACTCAGCGATGTTATCGCCACCGATCTAAGTCTGAATGATGCCATTCAGCGATCGCCAGAAGATAACAACCTGTTTGTCTTAACATCGGGTCAAAACTCTTCAGACCCGATTAAACTGCTTTCGTCAGATAAAATGCAGTATCTGATTGAGCAATTTCAAGCCCGTTTCGACTTGGTGATCTACGACTCACCACCCCTAGTCGGTTTGGCAGACAGCAACATCTTGGCTGCGAATACAGATGGCACTATTTTAGTGGTGGGGATCGATCAAACAGACCGTTCCATGCTAATGAAAGCATTAGATGGACTAAAAATCTCCGGTGGCACAGTCTTGGGTATCGTCGCCAATGGGATTAAAGGATATACTTCTCCCGCGTATCCTTCCTATAGCCGTACCTATAGCCGCAATTAA
- a CDS encoding alpha/beta hydrolase, with protein MMKLKLNWFQSRVFPTMLPIKRSPFLERTKLATAKPIGRTRLLTQSFLWGVTLTSLSNAIALLSIGAPVLAAERVTLRLGPFQQSVEIEDLEDFAKTGQVPASLKPYKALLSSEFREVLNRRLHLDPNLGDKVVKDVLRSSVGEELIKKLGLALPNSTVEQLQAGLTLALRQANGLSVISFLQSYPSDTITVDASSAIAIALEFNAPYWQSGALSPLLERELTVTKGKFRPAFNPAQAGSETVQQQTLTFHDWRRQEPVLGTYTSDRKIVVDLYWANTNEKPPFQNSQNPLVVLSHGFGADRSFLAYVARHLASHGITVAAIEHPGSNANRIFGGQFGSNSVGVPGLVPLLPASEFVAMPKDISFLLDELGRLNQLPGSLQGKLNTEKVSVIGHSLGGYTALALAGGELNLDELRQFCKNRNPLGKSGGDWLQCAAADLPDQRLNLRDRRVAQAIALNPVVGDLFGKKGLGKVSTPTLILTGTSDSLTPSLNHQLRPFTQLPSPKYLLTAIGGTHLSISNFAPGSQGEFLTQTTLVNERTGEAVAPLHELLKGVTLAFVKQLTPAASTYEPFLTPAYAQSLSTPGLSLRLNTQLPPRVTSWLALPPLP; from the coding sequence ATGATGAAGTTAAAGCTGAACTGGTTTCAGAGCCGAGTTTTTCCCACAATGTTGCCAATAAAGCGATCGCCATTTTTAGAAAGGACAAAGTTAGCAACAGCAAAGCCAATCGGACGGACGCGCTTGCTTACCCAAAGTTTCTTATGGGGAGTTACCCTCACTTCCTTAAGCAACGCGATCGCACTTTTGTCAATTGGGGCACCCGTCTTAGCAGCAGAACGGGTAACACTGCGCTTGGGACCGTTTCAGCAATCGGTAGAGATCGAAGATTTAGAGGATTTCGCTAAAACGGGGCAAGTTCCCGCCAGTCTTAAGCCATACAAGGCATTGCTAAGCTCAGAATTTCGAGAAGTCCTCAATCGTCGCTTGCATCTAGATCCGAATTTGGGAGACAAAGTGGTGAAAGATGTGTTGCGATCGTCTGTTGGAGAAGAGTTAATCAAGAAGCTAGGCTTGGCGCTCCCGAATAGCACGGTAGAACAACTGCAAGCGGGTCTAACTCTAGCCTTGCGACAAGCCAATGGCTTAAGCGTCATCAGCTTTTTGCAGTCCTATCCATCCGACACCATTACCGTAGACGCCTCTTCAGCGATCGCGATCGCCTTAGAATTCAACGCCCCCTACTGGCAAAGCGGAGCTTTAAGCCCGCTATTGGAGCGGGAATTGACCGTCACCAAAGGAAAATTCCGTCCCGCCTTTAACCCCGCCCAAGCAGGTTCGGAAACAGTACAGCAGCAGACTCTGACCTTCCACGACTGGCGACGCCAAGAGCCAGTTCTGGGGACATACACCAGCGATCGCAAGATCGTCGTCGATCTCTACTGGGCAAACACAAACGAGAAGCCCCCTTTCCAAAATTCTCAAAATCCCCTTGTCGTCCTCTCCCACGGCTTTGGGGCCGATCGCTCCTTCCTGGCTTATGTAGCCCGTCACCTAGCTTCTCACGGCATCACCGTCGCCGCCATCGAGCATCCAGGCAGCAATGCCAACCGAATCTTTGGGGGGCAATTTGGCAGCAACTCCGTCGGAGTGCCCGGTTTAGTGCCCTTGTTACCGGCGTCCGAATTTGTCGCCATGCCCAAAGATATTAGCTTTTTGCTTGATGAGCTAGGTCGGCTCAACCAGCTACCAGGTTCCCTTCAAGGGAAGCTAAATACTGAGAAAGTGAGCGTAATTGGTCATTCCTTGGGCGGCTACACGGCTTTAGCGTTGGCGGGAGGCGAACTGAATTTGGATGAGTTGCGGCAATTTTGCAAAAATCGCAATCCTCTAGGGAAATCCGGGGGCGATTGGTTGCAGTGTGCAGCAGCGGATCTGCCTGACCAACGTTTGAACTTGCGGGATCGGCGCGTGGCGCAAGCGATCGCCCTTAACCCCGTTGTCGGAGACTTGTTTGGCAAAAAAGGTCTTGGCAAAGTTAGCACTCCTACCTTAATCTTGACTGGCACCAGTGATTCCCTCACCCCATCGCTGAACCATCAACTACGACCTTTTACCCAACTACCCAGCCCTAAATATCTCCTCACAGCAATTGGCGGAACTCACTTAAGCATTAGCAATTTTGCCCCTGGTAGCCAAGGTGAATTTCTGACTCAAACAACCCTCGTCAATGAACGCACGGGCGAAGCAGTGGCTCCCCTGCACGAGTTGCTTAAAGGCGTCACTTTGGCATTTGTCAAACAGCTGACTCCAGCCGCCTCAACTTACGAACCCTTTTTAACACCCGCCTACGCCCAATCTCTCTCTACCCCAGGACTATCCCTGCGCCTGAATACGCAACTACCCCCAAGGGTTACTTCGTGGCTGGCTTTGCCACCACTCCCTTAG
- a CDS encoding stomatin-like protein: protein MDPITILAPLALVIIGYTVGSVKIINEGNQALVERLGQYNRRLAPGLNFIVPFVDSIVVEETSREKFLNIDPQQAITKDNVSLKVDAVVYWQILDLEKAYYAVEDIEQAIENLVLTTLRSAIGQMELEQTYSSRTEINQTLLQQLDEATATWGVKVTRVEVRDITPAKTVLESLELERAAESKKRASILEAEGTVKSIEILSQALQSQPLSREVLQFLVAQRYVDANQKLSASPNSKVVFMDPKALTEALSGLMSTPDAPNGSNGNGDGAA, encoded by the coding sequence ATGGACCCCATCACGATTCTTGCCCCCCTCGCCTTGGTGATCATTGGCTACACAGTGGGTTCTGTGAAAATTATCAACGAAGGAAATCAAGCTTTAGTAGAGCGCTTGGGTCAGTACAATCGAAGACTCGCACCCGGTCTCAACTTTATCGTTCCCTTTGTTGACTCAATTGTGGTGGAGGAAACCAGCCGCGAGAAGTTTTTGAATATTGACCCTCAACAGGCAATTACCAAAGACAACGTTTCGCTGAAAGTTGATGCAGTGGTGTATTGGCAGATTCTGGATTTGGAAAAAGCCTACTACGCCGTTGAAGATATTGAGCAAGCAATCGAAAACTTAGTTTTAACGACGCTTCGTTCTGCAATTGGTCAAATGGAACTGGAGCAAACGTATTCTTCCAGAACCGAAATTAATCAGACTTTGTTGCAGCAGTTGGATGAAGCGACTGCTACGTGGGGAGTTAAGGTGACTCGCGTCGAGGTGCGAGATATTACGCCTGCCAAAACTGTCTTGGAGTCTCTGGAGCTGGAACGAGCAGCGGAAAGTAAGAAACGCGCTTCTATCTTGGAAGCGGAGGGAACTGTGAAGTCGATAGAAATTCTTAGTCAAGCTTTGCAGTCACAGCCTTTAAGTAGAGAAGTATTGCAGTTTCTCGTTGCTCAAAGATATGTCGATGCCAATCAGAAATTGAGTGCTAGTCCTAACTCCAAAGTGGTATTTATGGACCCAAAAGCCTTAACAGAAGCCCTGTCTGGCTTAATGTCTACGCCTGATGCTCCTAATGGCTCTAATGGGAATGGAGATGGTGCGGCTTAA
- the folP gene encoding dihydropteroate synthase, which translates to MQNSLTLRGQIFDWGQRTYLMGVLNVTPDSFSDGGDFNTLGDALAQAKHLVAAGADILDVGGQSTRPGAAQISLEEELNRVLPVVQALRKSVGGRRKDKSDSGAGVIQSAQHGDPLSHPPRYIPHPSEVPISVDTTRASVARAAVAAGADIVNDISGGTFDPEMFAVVAELGVPIVLMHIRGTPATMQQMTNYQDLMGEISEFLSSQIEQAIASGIDRSKIIIDPGIGFAKTYEQSLEILQCLSMLHSLGVPLLVGPSRKSFIGRILNQPDPKARVWGTAAACCGAIAGGADILRVHDVQPMHDVCRVADAIFRKQQ; encoded by the coding sequence ATCCAAAATAGCTTGACCCTCCGGGGTCAAATTTTTGACTGGGGACAGCGCACTTATTTAATGGGTGTGTTGAATGTGACGCCTGATAGTTTTAGTGATGGCGGAGACTTTAACACGCTAGGAGATGCCTTGGCGCAGGCTAAGCATCTTGTGGCAGCCGGTGCCGATATCCTCGATGTGGGGGGACAATCAACCCGACCAGGAGCCGCTCAAATTTCTCTAGAAGAGGAATTGAATCGCGTGCTGCCAGTGGTGCAGGCGCTCCGAAAGAGTGTAGGAGGAAGGAGAAAGGATAAATCCGATTCGGGGGCGGGAGTCATACAATCCGCTCAACACGGCGATCCCTTATCCCACCCTCCGAGATACATCCCTCATCCTTCTGAGGTTCCGATTTCCGTGGATACGACGCGGGCATCTGTAGCACGAGCAGCGGTTGCGGCGGGGGCTGATATCGTTAATGACATTTCCGGCGGTACTTTTGACCCGGAAATGTTTGCGGTGGTGGCAGAGTTGGGAGTCCCCATTGTGTTGATGCACATCCGAGGGACGCCAGCTACTATGCAGCAGATGACGAATTATCAGGACTTGATGGGGGAAATCTCCGAGTTTTTGTCAAGTCAAATTGAGCAAGCGATCGCATCTGGCATCGATCGCTCGAAGATTATCATCGATCCCGGCATTGGCTTTGCCAAAACTTACGAGCAAAGCTTGGAAATCTTGCAATGCCTGTCGATGTTGCATTCCTTGGGTGTTCCTTTGTTAGTGGGACCATCCCGGAAAAGTTTTATCGGGCGGATTTTAAATCAACCCGATCCCAAAGCCAGAGTGTGGGGAACGGCGGCGGCTTGTTGCGGAGCGATCGCGGGAGGTGCTGACATCCTCAGAGTTCACGATGTCCAACCCATGCACGATGTCTGTCGCGTTGCGGATGCCATTTTCAGAAAACAACAATAA
- the tpiA gene encoding triose-phosphate isomerase codes for MRKIVIAGNWKMYKTQTESLEFLQGFMSHLEETPDEREVVLAAPFTALSIMSKNLHGSRVQLGAQNIHWEEMGAYTGEIAGPMLTEIGVRFVIVGHSERRQYFGETDETVNLRLKAAQRYGLTPILCVGETKQQRDAGETESLISTQLKKGLVNVDQENLVIAYEPIWAIGTGDTCESKEANRVIGLIRTQLTNPNVSIQYGGSVKPNNIDEIMAQPEIDGALVGGASLEPASFARIVNFQKG; via the coding sequence GTGCGGAAAATAGTTATTGCCGGTAATTGGAAAATGTACAAAACTCAGACCGAGAGTCTGGAGTTTTTGCAAGGATTCATGTCTCACCTAGAAGAAACCCCAGACGAGCGGGAAGTAGTCCTAGCGGCTCCTTTCACTGCTTTGAGCATCATGTCTAAAAATCTGCACGGTAGCCGCGTGCAGTTGGGTGCCCAAAACATCCACTGGGAGGAAATGGGAGCCTACACAGGTGAAATTGCCGGACCCATGCTGACAGAAATTGGGGTGCGTTTCGTAATTGTGGGTCATAGCGAACGGCGTCAATACTTTGGCGAAACCGATGAAACTGTGAACCTACGGCTGAAAGCAGCGCAACGCTATGGTTTAACGCCCATTCTCTGCGTCGGCGAAACCAAGCAACAACGCGATGCAGGTGAAACCGAATCCCTGATTTCTACCCAACTGAAAAAAGGCTTGGTTAACGTTGATCAAGAGAACCTGGTTATCGCCTACGAACCTATTTGGGCAATTGGCACTGGCGATACCTGCGAGTCAAAAGAAGCCAATCGGGTGATTGGCTTAATTCGCACTCAATTGACGAATCCGAATGTCTCGATTCAGTACGGTGGCTCGGTTAAGCCCAATAATATTGATGAAATCATGGCGCAGCCAGAAATCGATGGGGCTTTGGTCGGGGGAGCTAGTCTGGAGCCGGCAAGTTTTGCCCGAATTGTCAACTTTCAAAAAGGATAA
- a CDS encoding pentapeptide repeat-containing protein, whose protein sequence is MKLKFLAAAALLLPLGLIAPVRAENPAHVRRLIETKQCQDCDLKGANLVSAHLTGADLRGANLQGANLANANLEGADLTQANLEEANLTGVFANSADLQQADLSSANLREANLMNANLKDAALDNAILPNNVKWD, encoded by the coding sequence ATGAAATTAAAATTTCTAGCAGCCGCAGCACTCCTGCTTCCCTTAGGCTTAATTGCTCCCGTCCGAGCCGAAAATCCCGCTCATGTCAGACGATTAATAGAAACTAAGCAATGTCAAGACTGCGACTTGAAAGGAGCCAATCTTGTAAGTGCCCATCTAACTGGGGCTGATTTGAGAGGGGCAAATTTGCAGGGAGCTAATCTAGCAAATGCTAATTTGGAAGGTGCCGATCTAACGCAGGCTAATCTGGAAGAAGCTAATTTGACGGGTGTATTTGCAAATAGTGCCGATCTCCAGCAAGCAGACTTAAGTAGTGCCAATTTGAGAGAGGCTAACTTGATGAATGCTAACTTGAAGGATGCGGCTCTTGATAACGCAATTCTGCCGAATAACGTTAAATGGGATTAG
- a CDS encoding glycosyltransferase, with translation MLLTDKNRIALISVDGDPAVEIGQEEAGGQNVYVREIGLALAEQGWQVDMFTRRSTAEQLDVVQHTPNCRTIRLVAGPAQFMSRDRLFGYLPEFVEQFQAFQQREGWEYTLLHTNYWLSSWVGMELKKHQPLIQVHTYHSLGAVKYRTVSDIPAIASTRLVVEKACLETVDRVIATSPQEEGQMRSLVSTQGQIEMIPCGTDIVKFGSIERQEARQQLGIATDAKVVLYVGRFDRRKGIETLVRAVNKSSLRKSGDLKLIIAGGSRPGQSDGIERDRIEKIVAEEGIGDLTHFPGRLEDSDLPFYYSAADVCVVPSHYEPFGLVAIEAMANRTPVVASNVGGLQFTVVPEVTGLLVPPKDEVAFAQAIDRILADPDWRDQLAQIGRQRVEIAFSWNSVALRLSHLYTKLLCQTAVEYANKPQLVA, from the coding sequence ATGTTACTGACTGACAAAAATCGTATCGCCTTAATTTCGGTAGATGGCGATCCGGCGGTAGAAATTGGGCAAGAAGAAGCTGGAGGTCAAAATGTCTATGTGCGTGAAATCGGATTAGCACTGGCTGAGCAAGGATGGCAGGTGGATATGTTCACTCGCCGCAGCACTGCGGAGCAACTGGATGTCGTTCAGCATACGCCTAACTGCCGGACAATCCGATTAGTTGCTGGCCCAGCCCAATTCATGAGTCGGGATCGGCTCTTCGGCTATTTACCAGAGTTTGTTGAACAATTCCAAGCATTTCAGCAGCGTGAAGGTTGGGAATATACCCTGCTGCATACCAATTATTGGTTGTCATCTTGGGTGGGAATGGAACTGAAAAAGCACCAACCTTTGATACAGGTACATACTTATCATTCGCTGGGGGCGGTGAAATATCGTACAGTTTCCGATATTCCAGCGATCGCTTCCACACGACTGGTCGTTGAAAAAGCGTGTTTGGAAACAGTGGATCGAGTAATTGCCACCAGTCCTCAAGAAGAAGGTCAAATGCGATCGCTTGTTTCCACTCAGGGACAGATTGAAATGATTCCCTGCGGTACAGATATCGTTAAATTTGGCTCCATTGAGCGCCAAGAAGCACGCCAACAGCTAGGAATTGCCACCGACGCCAAAGTAGTGCTGTATGTGGGTCGTTTCGATCGACGCAAGGGAATTGAAACTTTAGTCCGAGCGGTGAACAAATCAAGCTTACGCAAGTCTGGCGACCTAAAACTAATCATTGCAGGCGGAAGCCGTCCGGGACAGAGTGACGGAATCGAACGCGATCGCATTGAGAAAATCGTAGCTGAAGAAGGCATTGGCGATCTCACCCATTTCCCCGGTCGTCTGGAAGATAGCGATTTGCCTTTCTACTACTCAGCTGCCGATGTGTGTGTTGTCCCCAGTCACTATGAACCCTTTGGTTTAGTTGCAATTGAAGCAATGGCTAACCGGACTCCCGTAGTTGCAAGTAATGTAGGCGGCTTGCAGTTTACCGTAGTGCCAGAGGTAACAGGTTTACTGGTGCCTCCCAAAGATGAAGTCGCCTTTGCACAGGCGATTGACCGTATCCTAGCCGATCCCGATTGGCGAGACCAATTAGCCCAGATAGGTCGCCAACGGGTAGAAATTGCTTTTAGCTGGAATAGCGTGGCATTACGGCTCAGCCATTTGTACACCAAATTACTGTGCCAAACCGCTGTTGAATATGCGAACAAACCTCAGCTAGTCGCTTGA